CTGAATCCAATTTGCATGGATAAAATAAATCCAAAATTCAGTAGTAGATTAGTAATTGTCATGTCATTTGCGGTACTTAGAGCAAATCCCGCGTATTGGCCCGACACACAAAAATTGTACCTAATATGATAATGCGGTATCTGCCcctccccccccacacacacacacacacacacccccaAAAAAAGTCCAATTAGAACTGCATTTTGGACCGGCCTACAAATATTTTGCGGTAAACCCAAATGCACCGCCAGGATCATGGACCTATCAATGCACGGTTTCATGGATGAAAATACGGTTTACCGCAAAACCTTTTTCTCTTTTCCACGTATTTTGACCAATGTGCTCCCTCCGAGCTACTGGTTTAGCATGTTGGCCATCGCCCGATCCATTGGCCCATGAGCAGATAAGGTTCGACTACATCTTTCTTTGGAAGTGTGTAATTTTTGTCGGTAGACCAGCCTCTAATCGAGCATCAACACCATCATAGAATGAGCAGGCCATCATTAAACATCGACGTAGAATTTCATAAAATGTGTATATCAATAAATAAACCAGATAACTGTTTTAAATGTTTTAGATAGAAGGTATATATGTTTCGTCTGTCTAATATAAACGAATGTACTCTTTCTTGCAAATCCAATGGATAAAATAAATCCAAAATTCAGTAGTAAATCGTCATGTTGCTTGCAACACTTACTAGGTTGGTGTGTCCTCTTAAGCTCTGTAGAGTTGTAGAAACAATGTATAGTTGGTACTTGTGGCTCTATTAATGTATTCAGCATACATGATTTTTTAAGAAATCATTTCGCCAAGCACAAAGCCACAAAGATAACAAAAGTTAGGGTAAAATACTTTGGTCTATTGTTGTATTAAACAGGCCCGAGAAGTAACTATTTACAAAACAGAACTGGTCAATTATATTTCAGGGTTTGTGCAATTGCAAAAATGATGAAAAGGAAACATTGATGTGAATACTATTATGAGTTGACTGATGATAAATCATTATTTCTACGGAGTACTAAATTTAACAAACAATAAACCAAGTTCATAAAAGCATAGTGGCTACACTAAATTTACCGTTCGTTTAGTTTTGGTCAGTGCAAGCACGCCCAATGTAGGAGCATCTATCCCCATTGGGTTCTTTTTTCTTGTTTTGAACTTTATCCCCCATGAGTTCCTTGCACCGCCACGTCTCTTTCTACTAAAAGGATCGATCCCCTCTCGCGTCTAGACTAGAAATTCCTGTATTTAAGCGCACCACCTCCATTTCGCTTTACTTTCTCTTCAACAACTCCCCTTCGATCAATCTGAATCCCTATCATCATCAGTTCCAAAAGGTAATCGATTACCTTATTGTTGTCACCCTTCTGATCCCGATCTCTCTCTACTCTTTCCTCGCTGTTCTTTCTAATGGATTCTTCTTGCATGCCTGCTATATATGTACTTATCATCCATTATTCCAGCTTCTGAGATTTGTTTGGTTAATTTCAAGAGGTGTGATGGATACTGAATTAGTCTTGCCGATGTGTTGCCTTGTCCTAGCCAGTTTATGCATATTGACTGACTCTATGTGCCAATGTTCATTTCAGGGatcagcaattgatacgatggagCAGCACGAGGAGCAGGATGAGCAGCGCGCCATGGAGCTGCCGCCGGGCTTCCGGTTCCACCCGACGGACGAGGAGCTCATCACGCACTACCTGGCAAAGAAGGTCGCCGATGCCCAGTTCGCCGCCCTCGCCGTCTCCGTGGCGGATCTCAACAAGTGCGAGCCCTGGGACCTGCCATGTAAGCATCGATCACAGCACTTCTTCCCCTACACGCACCAACCATCTTAGGCACGAGCTGATCAAGAACGCCTGTGCGTGTTTGTGTGCATGCAGCGCTGGCTCGGATGGGGGAGAAGGAGTGGTACTTCTTCGTGCTCAAGGACCGCAAGTACCCGACGGGGCTGCGGACCAACAGGGCGACGGAGGCCGGGTACTGGAAGGCCACCGGCAAGGACAGGGACATCTTCCGGGGCAAGGCGCTGGTCGGCATGAAGAAGACACTCGTCTTCTACACCGGGAGGGCGCCCAAGGGCGAGAAGTCCGGCTGGGTCATGCACGAGTATCGCCTCGACGGCAAGATCCACCCAGCCGCCGGCACCAGCCGTGGCAGCAGGACCACGCCCAAGGTAAAATTCCATCCGTTGTTGTATGCATGCTGCTTCGATCTGTGCATGGCCATTGGCGCTGACCGCCGGCCGGACGTTTCGTTGGCAGAACGAGTGGGTGCTGTGCAGGGTGTTCAAGAAGTGCCTCGTAGATGTAGTGTCGTCGTCGGAGTCGTCGGCCGCCAAGAAAGGAGGCGTGGGGACGGAGCAGATCGGGTCCTCCGTGGCCGCCGTGACGCCCCTCCCTCCACTCCTGGACATGTCCGGCGCGCCATTCGACCCGGCGGCACACGTGACCTGCTTCTCCAACAGCGCGCTGGAGGCGGGCCAGTACTTCAACCCGACGGCGACGGACCATCACGGTGGCACCTCCCCGTTCTTGGCGAGCTTCACGCAGTACGGGGGGCAGCTGCACCACGGCGCGGGCCTGAGCCTGGTGCAGCTCCTCGAGAGCACCGGGTACCACCACCACGGACAGCTTGCGTGCAAGGGCGAGAGGCTGAGTGCGTCGCAGGACACGGGACTCACCTCCGACATGAACCCCGAGATCTCCTCGTCCTCCGGCCAAAAGTTCGACCACGAGCCCGCGCTCTGGGGCTACTGATCAACCAAGCTCCACGAGCCCGCTCGTTCGTGGCGATCGACCGATTGGTTACCAGTGCTGAATTACTGTAAATAAACCTGCGAGATCGAGCGAGCTGCTATGATTACTTAGCTTCATTATGGTCTGTATAGTTGTAGATTACTGGTGTGGTGATTTGATTTGGGGGTGTAATTAACATTATTGTATTGAGATCCATCGATCGATAGAACTACTAGTCCATTATCGTTTTGCCAGGTTACTTGAACAAATCAGTATCTGATATGGACATTTGGCAACTTCCAATCGTTAGCAAGTCTCAGTTAGGCTTTAATTAGTTCTCTGTATGTAAAAAGGTGTGTGTGACTGACTGACTATGCATGCAGTGTGCGATGATCTCACCCCTGAACCTAACAGCTTGACTTGTTGCGATAGCAGTTAGCACTAGCGGCTAATCTAGGAAATTAGACCCTAAAGAAGATTCGGTGGCGCTGGAGCTAGCTATGGTCCATTACTACACTATCTTGCTACCTTTGGCCCATGACTAGCATATCTCAACCATCACACGCAAATCTAATCTCAATTACTGGCCATCACATCACGTCGCCAACCTCGCACAGTGCGTGTGACACATGACGGGAAGGGAGCTTAGGTTGGCAGAGAGAATGAGAACACGCAGGGTTGTGTCACCAATTTGGTTCCCCATGCCTTGTCTCAATGCCCATGTGGGTCCTTCTTATTAGCTCCCTAGCATCTGATTGGGTGGGCCCTCGTAGAGCCTCTATTGTTTTCAATCCAAATCATGGTGGATCCAGTTCATGAGAATTATATTGCAGGACTATTCAACAGAGAATTCTAATCGTAGGAAGCAGGAGTGGCGGTTAGGTCAGCTAATCAGCTCTCCATGCCATGGATAGGAGGTACAGTGAATGGTACTTGTTGCCGCCGCTCATCGTACGATAGGGAAAACACGACGTTGGGGGTGAATCCGCCATGTGGCTCACTATCGGCGTTACTGTGGCGTGAACCTTGACAACAATGTCATGGTGGCGCCTTCGTTGTAGAAGGCAAGCAAGGATGGTGAGGCATTCCCTGGCACGTACGTGCCACTCCCTTAGCTTCCCCCGGGGCTCGACGGCGCCCAAAGTAGTCAACAAGGCGGCGTGCCGCATCGATGGCCTATATCTTCTCGATGTCGGCCTTCATGCACCACTTCTCTATCCCAATCTGTTTTGACTACGACTCAAGATTCAACTTCGCTGTAGGCGCCTTGCGCGGTTTGCTAAAGAGCATCGTCGCGCCCTTCGGACCATCCACCTTCGTCTTCAATGACGGTATGAAAGCTTTCGGCGCCATGGCTGTGAAGGATGAGTGTGTGGGGAACAACAGTGGCGATTGGGTGCGAAAGCGTAGCGACGGACGGGAGAAATGAAAGATTAGCCTAGAGAATGATAATTGTCAGGCAAATGGACCAGCCCTAGCCCACCACTCTCCATGTCGCCAACCTGTTGCGTCCGATGCGTCCATAAAGAGCCCTAGAGAGTGAAAATGGCATCACGCCAAGACACTTCATTAAACCGTGCCGGATAGCAAATACCTTCAGTGTATGTGACTGAACGCGGCTATGTCTTACGTGTTTtcctttttttggttgtgtgcatccgtagaaccattagggtggtgcgttgttgcagaggctggatgtaattggtatctcttgatattaatatattccctttatcgaaaaatctgTCTT
This region of Lolium perenne isolate Kyuss_39 chromosome 2, Kyuss_2.0, whole genome shotgun sequence genomic DNA includes:
- the LOC127335124 gene encoding NAC domain-containing protein 4 translates to MEQHEEQDEQRAMELPPGFRFHPTDEELITHYLAKKVADAQFAALAVSVADLNKCEPWDLPSLARMGEKEWYFFVLKDRKYPTGLRTNRATEAGYWKATGKDRDIFRGKALVGMKKTLVFYTGRAPKGEKSGWVMHEYRLDGKIHPAAGTSRGSRTTPKNEWVLCRVFKKCLVDVVSSSESSAAKKGGVGTEQIGSSVAAVTPLPPLLDMSGAPFDPAAHVTCFSNSALEAGQYFNPTATDHHGGTSPFLASFTQYGGQLHHGAGLSLVQLLESTGYHHHGQLACKGERLSASQDTGLTSDMNPEISSSSGQKFDHEPALWGY